The following is a genomic window from Planctomycetia bacterium.
GGCTTCGATCGATCCGAACGTGGCGGGCGACTTCCTCGTGATGGCGGCGACGCTGATGGAGATCAAGAGCCGGATGCTCCTGCCGCGTCCGCCGGCGACGGAGGAGGCGGAAGAGGACTTTTCCGATCCGCGGCTGGAGCTGGTTCGGCAGCTTCTGGAATATAAGAAATTCAAGGATGCTTCGCTGGAGCTGGGGGCGGCGGCGGATTCGCAGGCGCAGATGTGGCCGCGGACGCCGGCGAAGCCGAAGGCGGCGGGGCCGAGCGAGATCGATCTGGACGACGTGCAGATCTGGGACCTTGTCGCGGTCTTTAACAAGCTGATGGCGTCGATCGGGGCCGGGGCGGCGACGCACGATGTGGTCTTTGATGACACGCCGATTGCGCTGCACGCCACGGATATTCTCGATCGGCTGGAGCGCGAGGGAGGCGAGCTTGGTTTTGAGCACGTCTTCATCGGGCGCACGCGGGCGGAGATGATCGGTCTGTTTCTCGCGCTGTTGGAGCTGATGCGGCAGCAGCGCGTTCGCATCGTTCAGGAGGCGGTGCTGGGACCGATCCGCGTCATTCTGCTTTCCACGGAGCCGATTACCATCGGTGCGGAGTGGGAGCCGGCGATTCGAGAGGCGGTGCTGGGGCCGACGGTTGAGACGGCGGACGATGTCGCGGCCGAGGCGACGGACGATGTTGAGGCCGGCGACGAACTGGACGGCATCGAGCTAGACGATGAGGAATCGTTCGCAGAACTGGACAAGATCAAGACGGACGTGGACATCGACGCGATTCTGAAGCAGGACGAGAGCACTGCGGAAGTCGAGGATGAGGAGCAGACATCATGAAGCCGTCGGAGAAGCTTGCTGAACTGAAACTCACGCTGCCGCCGTTTGTCGCGCCGATCGGCTCGTACATTCCCGGCATCCGCACGGGCAATCTGGTGCTGGTCAGCGGGCAGCTTCCCTTTGTCGAGGGCAAGCTGACCTGCGCCGGCAAGGTGGGCCAGGACGTGACGCTGGAGCAGGCCAACGCGGCGGCGCGGACGGCGGGGCTTAACGCCCTGGGCATCGCGGCGCATACCGTCGGGGGCATCGACCATATCAAACGTATCGTGCGGCTGGCGGTGTTCGTGAACAGCGCGCCGGGCTTTTTCGATCAGCCGAAGGTGGCCAACGGGGCGAGTGACATGATGGTGCAGATCTTCGGCGAGGCGGGCAAGCACGTCCGCGCGGCCGTGGGGGCGAGCGAACTGCCGATGAACGCGGCGGTGGAAGTCGAGTTGATGGCGGAATGCTAGAGCCGACCTCCGATTCACCGCTGCGGCCTGTCTGGTGGGATGACTCGATCGCTCCGCGCGGGGCGCTGGGGATGATCGACCAGACGAAGCTGCCGAGTGAGTTGGTCACGATTGCCTGTCGCACGTCGGCCGAGGTGTGGGACGCGATCAAGCAGCTCAAGGTGCGCGGGGCGCCGGCGATCGGCGTGGCGGCGGCGTATGGCGTGATCGTCGGGCTCGACGAGGCCGAGCCGGGCGATGCGAACTGGCGCGGTGCGCTGGCGAAAGCTTGCGAATACCTGGCGACGAGCCGGCCGACGGCGGTGAATCTGTTCTGGGCGCTGGATCGGATGCGGCGCAAGGCGGAGTCGCTGGGCGGCGCGAAATGGCCAGAGGCGCGGGCGGCGCTACTGGCCGAGGCGCACGCGATTCGCGATGAAGACGCGGCGATGTGCCGGGCGATCGGGGCGCACGGGCAACACCTGATTCCCGAGGGCGGCGGGGTGCTGACGCATTGCAATGCCGGCGCG
Proteins encoded in this region:
- a CDS encoding segregation/condensation protein A, translated to MTDYSVQTDVYNGPLDLLLYLIRRDEVDLYDIPIARVTEQYCRYVETLASIDPNVAGDFLVMAATLMEIKSRMLLPRPPATEEAEEDFSDPRLELVRQLLEYKKFKDASLELGAAADSQAQMWPRTPAKPKAAGPSEIDLDDVQIWDLVAVFNKLMASIGAGAATHDVVFDDTPIALHATDILDRLEREGGELGFEHVFIGRTRAEMIGLFLALLELMRQQRVRIVQEAVLGPIRVILLSTEPITIGAEWEPAIREAVLGPTVETADDVAAEATDDVEAGDELDGIELDDEESFAELDKIKTDVDIDAILKQDESTAEVEDEEQTS
- a CDS encoding RidA family protein, producing the protein MKPSEKLAELKLTLPPFVAPIGSYIPGIRTGNLVLVSGQLPFVEGKLTCAGKVGQDVTLEQANAAARTAGLNALGIAAHTVGGIDHIKRIVRLAVFVNSAPGFFDQPKVANGASDMMVQIFGEAGKHVRAAVGASELPMNAAVEVELMAEC